The following proteins are co-located in the bacterium genome:
- a CDS encoding type II secretion system protein, with the protein MRRRWPRGRGARGFTMIETIVSTALLGVVALTVLGGLLFGMTQAHSGLNRAGAAAWSQAEIDFLRVQGYTNLATGSRTLTQTTGYTTYGSISEPTIPAGFDHAVITVTSVTGVSLKQAAVTLYQSPSSVYAKLSIYVANYTQPSP; encoded by the coding sequence GTGAGACGGCGGTGGCCCCGCGGCCGGGGCGCGCGCGGGTTCACGATGATCGAGACGATCGTGTCGACGGCCCTGCTGGGCGTCGTGGCGCTCACGGTCCTCGGCGGCCTGCTCTTCGGCATGACGCAGGCCCACAGCGGTCTCAACCGGGCGGGGGCGGCGGCGTGGTCACAGGCCGAGATCGACTTTCTGCGGGTCCAAGGGTACACGAACCTCGCGACAGGGTCTCGGACCCTCACGCAGACGACCGGGTACACGACGTACGGCAGCATCTCCGAACCCACGATCCCGGCCGGGTTCGACCATGCGGTGATCACGGTCACCTCCGTGACCGGGGTGTCTCTGAAGCAGGCGGCGGTGACCCTTTACCAATCACCGTCATCTGTCTACGCCAAGCTCAGCATCTATGTCGCCAATTATACGCAGCCCTCGCCCTAG